The Megalobrama amblycephala isolate DHTTF-2021 linkage group LG1, ASM1881202v1, whole genome shotgun sequence genome segment aACATCTAGTTAGTGGACcttctatttattattattattattattattattatatatttatattaatatattaaatatacaaGGTTTTAATAGGATATATACAATGtgtttttctatatatatatatatatatatatatatatatatatatatatatatatatatatatttataataaatattaaacatacatatttaaatatagcatattgcatatttcatttaaatagccatatttatattaaaataggaaCATCTAGTTAGAGGACCTTCTATATAATTATttctttataaattatataataataaatattagactattaatagttatttcttttttaaactcttaatttctccctttaaaagttttcatataataataataatgatgatgataataataataattattattattaaaatcattgttgttgttgttaactaCATAACgaaagtagcctataggctGCTATCTgctaacaacaacaaaataaaagcagCATAACTGCGGTCTGTTCACATCGAACTATTTCCAATGTCCTTTAACAACAGATCTAGTTTTTCAACATTTTTCGCATGGCAGTGGCTGTGTCGTCACGGGTGTCCGTGTGTAATCTTACGGGAGTATCGGTTACCTGCGCCAGTGTGCGTGTTTCCTCGCGCAGTCCGGCATCTCAAATCCAGTCGAGGCGATCCAAGTGGAGTTACTGAAACCGGAGAGCCATGGACGAGGAGGCTCAGGACAGCGAGTGTCCGGTGTGTTACGAGAGTCTCACGGACAGCGCCAGGTCTCTCAGCTGCGGGCATCACTTCTGCCACGACTGCTTAGTGCGAACCCTGGTCAATACCAGCCTGAACGGATGCATTAGACGGGACTCTATCATCTGCCCTGTCTGCAGACACCTGACATTCATCAAGAAACTCCACGGATTCACAGTTTCACCAGATGAAGCCAAAAGGATCGGAAGGACACTGGAAGTGCCTCCTGTGCCCACTCCTGTATTTCCTGGGAATGCTGTTGGGACTCACAGTGGAGGTCTTGGCTGTATCTGCAGATGTCTAAGGAGGATTTCATGTAGACTGTGTAGACGAAAACTCGTCTGTCCTAAGGACGCTTCAGAAGTGTTCATCATAAGTGAAATGGGTCGACCCATGACAGAACGGGATGTTATTGACATTGGGACAACTTCAGCCATGCAGCAGGACTACAGAGGCCATGGACAGAGGCTCTGCACCATCTCCTGCTGCCTTCTGATCTTAATGATCACTTTCACCTTACTGGCTCTGGTGGCTGCAACACTTCCATGGGTTCTGCTGGCATGAAGGGTCCTGAACTGCGTGTATGTGTAAGATCAACAtctatacattattattaagcCATGCTTTCTCGTGTGTTTCTGAAAAAGAGATTCACAAGTCACAATGAATGTTTAATGAAGAACAGGCGGTTATTGTGGGATCATTTCCAAGGCTTGTTCTGACATGTCTTCTGAATGTCTCGGAGGGATTAGAAGGTTTCATTACAAAACAAAGTCACTGTATAGTGTTACTTAATGGATAAACAAGTATCTGAATCTACAAAGCTGTGAGGAAAACTGGAGATCTTGAGCCTGACACGCTTCCCGCATTGAGTTACTGAGGAGACGGCCATTTAAACCTTGAGAAGCAAAGATGAGCTCGTCGTCTGGTTGTCACTTGATCTTGGAGAAACACTGTGGGATACAGTTACAACTACCATGGACACAGCAGGTTTGAGAATGGACAAAGGGATAGGGTGTGATGATGAGGCTTTACTTTGAGATTTTCTCTGCTTGCATTGCCTGGAAGGAATGATATACACGCCCTCGCTTGTCCAGAAATTCTTGTCACACAGGCTAGATCCAGCCCTGAAAAGACTAATACCTCACATTCTACACAAGTTTGTTTCTGTGTGACGTACCTGTGCAGCAATGCTATCTCAACGCACATCTGAACCCTTACAAATCTTCTGTGTTCATGTTTGTACTGTAAGTTCATCTCATTGACTACCAGAGGACAAATTTATTGCTCAGAAGTTTCTTTCATGGCTCAGGTGACGTAATGGATTTCTCCATTTTAAGCATCAATTTGTCTGATGTTTCTTATAGGAATTTCAGTCATTTTTTCCTCCATAGGGAAAGTGTTTTAAGCcataaccaaaccaaaccaatcagaggtgaatcacaacattacaaaagtttatttgaatcaaaaaagtatttgaaaatcaaacaaaaagacattttgtttttaatgaccctacaaaTATGATTAAACCAtcagaatatgaggaaaatatttttaaatgtgagaGGAACAAAATACTATACTTGGTTCAgatatttatctgacaaaattatttggcaaaagaAAACtagctacaggttttattttactttgcAAAACAAATAGAAAAACAAGAAGCTCACAGTTATTAGTATTTTGTTGGTCtttcttcataatttctttctacactgtaaaaaaatattttgatgattcatcacaacattttttcttttgttaaatcAACTTacataattaatgtggttcagataacttaatattttgagtttctgttgattaaaccaatcaccttcattgtattaactcaacatttttttatttcaatgaactcaaaattttaaggcaatcaGGTTTATTACTTAAGTTACACCAAcagttctttttttacagtgtatgacaGCCCTGGCCAAAAATGACGTCCGCACAATTTGGCATTTTTCATTGCGTTATCACAGATCAATATCGTCTCTAAGCACAACTACgtaatatgcttacaaaatctttaaagTCGGCAGGAAATCTAAATTGACCCCATTaactttgttagtgcatattactagtcttgtggtgaacaattaatccgtgcaagttaatacacagaaaaaatttttttgtcttggtaatctttaatcaaaatctgaaaaattacttccggtctggaatggcgttccttctctgatgacatcagtttgacgacttgggttgaaaacgcttaaaccactcctctgctatgagcgagagatggagaggaggagcgctaaagtaaaactctgccctctattcaatattccgtttcacctggaaatacatcacaacactggagaaaagtcgtttgcaacttccggttcacgcggactttaacagatttttaataatttgaataGGGGTGAATATGTCAATTTTCCTAggccggacatcacttttgacctctactgtactcactacGAATGACACAATCTAATTAAAACCAATGGAGAATTATAAAACTATTGATTTAAAGTTGTTGATTATATCTATAGAAACAatgtattttaagtttattgcaaatTATGCATATACATTCAAATATTTCAGTATTTCATCGACTCAATTATGCCATTTGCAGTGTTTCATTGGAGTGGGTGGAGCTAATGAGATCTTTTGGCACATTTTCATGTTtcgactctctgattggtggaattttctgtgcagaatcatgggtaatgtagttttttaccaggaattctgctgttaaagggttagttcacccaaaaatgaaaattatgtcatttattactcaccctcatgccgttccacacccataagactttcgttcatcttcggaacacaaattaagatatttttgatcaaatccgatggctcagtgaggcctccattgccagcaagatcattaacattttcagatgcccagaaagctactaaagatgtatttaaaacagttcatgtgactacagtggttcaacctttatGTTGTGAAgtgacgaaaatactttttctgcgccaaaaaaaaaaacaactaacaaaataacgactttattcaacaatatctagtgatggacgatttcaaaacactgctttatgaagctttatgaatcttttgtgtcgaatcagtggttcggagcgccaaagtcacatgatttcagtaaatgaggcttatTTACATCATAAGTATttagaaatttcaatagttcacgtgactttggcagtttggtacacgatccgaaccactgattcgaaaatttttgggtgaactaaccctttaaacacgagtattttaaaactaagttgaaataatgcaggCTGACGGCTTCAACAGAAGTAAATATTGTCAATTAATAACCTCGTAGCTCACAGTAAGGCCGTCTTTAAAGTTATATAAGTTAAAGTCATTTAGTTTTTACTTCCAAAACCCGACAGTTGCACTCCATAGTCAACATTATTTGGAACTAGATGATAAATttttgagttcatattgagatAAACACTCAACTTTGTCAAAGATACAGCAGTTTCAGACATCAagcttgtcatttttttttttcttaacaaaAATGATAATTGTCAAAAGGCATGCCTTATATAATGTCAGGATGTAGACATTGTTATTACAGCAGTTTGAGGTTAACAAcactttttaaaacacaaaagcaCTTACACCAGAAGTATTATTACAAATGTAGAGTTTAATATATATCTATGTATTTCTGACATTCTGATAAGGACTGCGGCAGGCTTCACAGTACAGACTGTGTTCTTCCACTGATATGCTAAGCTGAGGAGGGTGATACAGGCAGATTTGTACATTAGTTCGGTAAGCAGAGGTGGAGAGGGCTGTACATTGTTGGATAATGTGCACTGATCAACCTTTAAAGTTCACACATCCCTGGTTCATCGTTGATTCCCTTTATGATCTGGTATCATTGAACACACACATGATTATCTAAGGGGGATAATTAAATGCATGCTCTGTTCTGTCACTCCAACTTGCTGGCTTTAACAGGATTATGTAAATGTATCAACCAAAATGTTCAAAACAGATGATGACTGTATGGAGAAAAAGATCAGATCTTCAATTCAGATTGTTGGGTTCTTTATCCATTCTGTTctttttgaacatttaattttGTGCTGAAAATGTCAcagataaatgaataaataaatgtatctatataaattattataactGTGTATTACATCTCTTTTGAAAAGATCATTCATGTCATAAACTTCCTTGATTTAAGCAAGTAATGAGAGTCTTTTTGACGCTTTGCATGTCGGTTTAACATCTATTTTGACTTGTATGATAATGCTTACAGTGCTCAATAAGAATTTAACACGTTTTCTCATTTAAAAGTCTTTCTGCACTGATTTTTCCCCCAAAATCAGTAcataaaatgcaaagaaaagCATCCGGGTGAATTTCACAACAACATGTCCAGGTAAGGCCATTTCACgacaaaatcaaaagaaaaaaaaatatgactattaagattttttgtttgtttgtttgttacatCGTCTTGAtaagtacattaaaaatgactgcaatacaaatatttttatttaaatctacatCAGTGAAGTACAAATCATACTACcatataaatacaatttaaataatatatatatattttttttccattgcgGTAATGACATTTGGTGTTGAAATTGTgcttaattatcattaaaattgtttaattgAATAATTTAAGCTATTATAAGCTTCTTGTTCTTTACAGAAATACAATTTCttatttgttttcttctaaTTTTGAGGTGAACTATGACCCTTGACAGTTATGAGATTCACCTGTACAGATTCTGTGTGTCAAATCATCAGTTAAAATTATGTTTGTACAGTTCTTCAGCTGTAATTCTTTAAAAAGTTCCATGGCTATTACATCCACTCTGTTTTAAACAGTTTCATGAACATTTCATTGACTGGATAGGAATGTTGCCACTTGTAAATGAAGAACTGAATCTGATGACAGAATAGCTTAATTTACAGATCAGATtgagggtacgtttacacgacaactgCGTATAttaaaaacggaaaagtttttcttttgtgttttttttttgtgtacagaCAACAAagttgtcaaaacaatcccctTTCAAACGGATCCATAAAAActactaaaaacgctgtattattcatgccaggccagtagatggcgatgtcactttgtaaaaaacactacacgcctataaactgaacacgtaatacgcatgcgcatgacgtcgccattttcacaaattcacgtttttgaAGTTTTACGTAGAGACGATAACAGTATCGCGtttaaaaacttgcactttgaaacttgttttcaaaagttagcattttcaggcccccaaaatgcaattgtcatgtaaatgaacatcCACAACGGTATCATTTTCCgtttttaagttaaaaatatGTCGTGTAAACGCCCCTAAGATGTGCCTTTTCACCTTTGGAAAATGTGTGATAACAGATGCAGTCTTGCAATGAGAATTCATGTACATACTGTACAAAACCCTCCCACGTCTTCGTTAACAATAACATAAGCATTCATTATGATTGCTAACAGAAAGAGATGAGCAAAAGTTTCatgtttataaagaaaataaaccATGCGTCTATTGCAGCTGCTATAAGGGGCCTTTACTCTAGTGCACTTCCAAGTAAAGGCTAAATCACATTCAATCAGCACACTCGAACAGACACAACGGCCTCCTCACAGAACACCGCGGGAAACGGCACAGACAGAACCTCACGTACGCACGAAACTCGCCGTTAGCTTCAGGTTATAAATACTGAATGTGAGGGCACTTGCAATTATCATTGTGTAATCACTACAACTATTACTCAGTCACCAATAATCATTAGACTATATTTCATCAAGAACACACACTGAGGCATATCAcatttcagcaaaaaaaaaaaaaaaaaaaaaaaaaagaagtcctTTTGTCCCTGACGTACACTAATGCTTATTCAAAGAGAGATAAACAGAAGCCATGGCTATCCACCGTTGGAAGTAGAGTCCTTCGTATGAGAACAGAGACGCTTTGTTGTGCCCATTCCTTCCAAGGGACAGAAGTGAGCAAATGTTTCTTTGACCTTAATAAAGTCCTGCGGTTTTTTGTACAAGTTCAGACAAGAGAAATTGCAGCATCCAGTAGTCTCGTATAGTCTTGTCTACTGATGAAACAAATGGCCAGACTCGTGCCATCTCAGTGTGACATCAGATTATTTGTCTGGGGAAAAGCAATGAGACTTTGAAGGATTTTTAGGGCTTGATATCTTTGAGATGACATTTCACAAAAAGGATCCCTGCCAAGTTATAAATCAGTTTCTTTCCATTGATTTTATGGGGAGATATGCTATTATAGTGGCCCTAAAAAGTATGTGGACACATTGTGGTAGTCAAACATTCATGGATCATGTTGAACAACAGCTTTGGGGAACTCACATTATACATCCAGTTGAATAAACGTAATTGAGGGGGGGAAAAACGGCTAGTTCTAAGATATTtttaagtgtccaaaaacattttagggccagtgaattttcatttatataatCAGCCAGTTGCAATGCAATACTAAGACTGAGGAGATGTTATACAATCAGTATAATCTGTTGACTTCTTAACATatattctaataataataagtagATTGTGTTGTTGATTTATGCTGTTGATTAAGGCTGTTATCGATGAGGTTGGTTTAGGGAAAAAATCTCTCTCGGGAGCAAGTCTATCTAAACTTCCGCCACGTCTGCATTCATATTTCTACATCTAGTTCATGGCTTACAAAAGTGCAAAAACTCACTTGCTATGTGAACCTGACAAAAAGTGTTCAGGGACAAAATAATACTTAGAACATTATCTCTATACAAGATAAATATGGCATGTCacatttatgaatatataaCTCATGTTTGCCTTTACATTTGTCCTCTCGTTGACACTTATCTACACATCTTTATATACAGTATTGGTATATACATAAAGGATAGTGTGGCACTGCATTTGAAGCACTTTGGAGGGCATATGGATGCGGAAAGACAACAGAAAATGCAAGGCAGTGCATTAGAACAGAACCAGTGGTTGATCTCAGTAGTGGCTGCCTAAAGTTCTGATCATTTGCAGAAACGTGTTTGCATTGACCCATATTAGCACAAGTACTGTTTCTGCTTTGTGGGTAAAAGGTGAGGAATTGAGATTTCCAGGGTTCCCATGCCTTCTGACCAATGAATTTCCATaaacaggcttttttttttccagtttccAGGATAAGGATTTTGAAATAGAACAGGAAATACTTCAGAACTAACTTTTTAGCGTTCTAAACTAtagaaaattctatcattttttacaggatttattttaaaatgttattaatttcCCATGACACAATTAAAATATGACTGTGGAAACCCTGGATTTCCTTCCTTGCTTTCAGGTTTCATTATATTTGGTTGAGTCTTTACACTCTAATGCAGAAGTTGTCACTGTGTTGCTATTACTGTATTTTgtgcatttcaaaaagttctaATAGTGTTTTAGCACAGATAAACGcacaaaatataaattaattgaGCTGACCCGCCGCTAAGCTCCACCTCCTCGGTTTCTGTTCTTCACTCAGACAATGTTTACTGAATCCCCCACAGGAATGAATTGGAGATGgaatattttaaaggattagtttactttaaaatgaaaattaccccaagctttactcactctcaagccatcctaggtgtttatgactttcttctttcagatgaacacaattggaccgccttccgtattcaacttccGTAAtgcctctcacagttcaaaatgcttacactacTATGTCCTATGCCAGGGCTCTTCAAGTAGTTTCATTCGAGGGCGGATTATCAAATCAAAAAGTTGAGGTGGGCCGGGGggcttaaatgaaaatattctgACAGTGAGACTTGGTAACCACAGGCAAAACCATACATGGCATGCCATACATggatattatattatgatatgTTATATAGACCTATAAACAATGCCTTAACACAGGTAAAAACTACACCTTCACAAAGAAATTAATTCCCATACCCACCTAATAAATGTATTGCAATATAAACGACTATAGtattcaatataaatattccaCATTTCCTCAAACCATGATAAATTACTACAGTTCGTTCATAGTAAATGTTTTGTGGTGATTTTGGGATTTAAAGTCTTCTATCTTCATTCATGGCATGTTTCTCTTGTTTTCCTCAACAGTCTTGTTGGGAATGTTGAAGCTGTTTCATTTGatttaaaactagtttaatcATCGAGTGATTTGTGGCTTGTTACCGAGAGGTGTGTGTTGAATTGAAACGCTTCTCACTGGATGTGGGCCGTGTTGTGTAGTTCAAAGTCAACTTGTGAAACACTTGAAAACAGAGCTATTTGTTCTGTATTTGTTGTCACTGACCGAGAAATCACCTCAGATGATTCAGTGACAGAGCGGTCCCAACAAATCCAATTAGTTTCAGATCATTATGCAAGCGCGTTTGGCCAATCAcggaaaataaataatcaagCCAAAAGAATGATTGATTCACAAATGATTGGTATGGTTCAGTCGACAGAAATACAGGACATGCATAATAACTGCTGAAATATTCGCACAGAAAATGTTTCTCAGTTTAATCGGGGGAGCGTGCATGGTACGAACAGTGCATATATAACCGTACAGCTGCAAGCGCCACTGCGGCCATGTATCTAATCAAATTTAGCCGCACCACCAAGAAAAAATGAGGAGGGAGGTTGGGGTGCCCTCGGGCCGGATGAAGATGATTGGCAGGCCGGAtgctttattaaccccccggagccgtgtggaatatgttttgCTTTGGATGAATGCACTTTCTTGAGTTTCATACTCATTTTGCCATTATAtacactgccattataaagcttatatttattaatataactccgattgtgttcatcagaaagaaaaaagtcatataaacataggatggcttgacggtgagtaaagcttgggctaattttcattttaaagtgaactaatcctttaattagaAATAAGGGCTGATGCATTGTTCAAACTACCTCATGCACTTGAACTTCTCAAGATTTAAAGATTTGTAAAAGGGGGGAAACTGTGTTTATATGTGTATCTTTTATCACTATTTGAAGTGCCCTGGCAACAAGAGAGTTTACTGTATACTTGGATAATTTTTGGGAAAATTCCATTTAAAACTATCTTAAAACTTCTAACTTCCATAGAAATACATTTGCCCTGCGTTCTATTCTGAAGGATTTATCCCTATGCCCTTTAAAGGGTTTACCCTCAAGAGTGAGAACTTTGAAGGCCTGAATGGTATAGGGgaccaaaaaacaaaagttcACAGAAGAGGTCACATCTTTGCCGAGCCAATTAAAGATGGGCTGTAATCACACAATTGTGTACGCTGGGGGATCATGGGAACGAAGGGTCAATTACCCTTTGAAATCCTTCattttgaagtggccagttttgagcactccGATTTGAAATGatccttcaatatggcggccatgattgttctCACTCTGAAATGCCAGTTGGAGGCGGATTTATCCGGTTTGGAACACAGCCTAGAAATTAGCACTTGTCTGATAATATAATGAAAGGCAATAGTTGCTAAGGCCGGATTGGTCAGTAGCATTTTAAGGTGAGGCTTAGCGAAAGGTCATTGAATTGGATTGCTAAAGTAGTGTATAGTGTAGgttggagagagagaaagaaagaaagaaagaaagaaagaaagaaagaaagaaagaaagaaagaaagacctCAGCATTGCAAAATTAGACTTAAACATGCTATATGCCAAGTCACCTATAAAGAGCATGGCATGGACCCTGTTGGGAAAACAAAGATGGCCCACTCTCATACCGTGAGGGTGGGTCTCAGTTCGAAGCCTCCAGCAAGATAAAGTTTATGAGGTTCCTTTAAATTCTTCAGACTGCTCCCTATGTGCATTGTATTGTAATTGCAGCTCTGATAAGGcagaaataataattaaaaaaaacatcccaatcaaacaaaaccaacaacacaacaacaaaacgaAACAGACAGAACCGTTCAGAGAGAAACAGGAATCGTAAAACAAAACTCCAGGTTCCTTCGGTGGCAATTTGAACAAAATCCATTCTGTTGCTTTTTATGGCACCTGTTGTGTAGTTGGCATCTTATCTAGTCTCTCATGTAGTATCCGTGACTCAGGGTTTGGCCAAGGTGGGGTTCCAGTTGGGCTTCAGCAGAAGTGGGCAAGTTCTGGGTGAAGCTGATGGGTGGGCTCAGGGGTCATAGCGTGGTGCTTTGGCCCTCCTCCTCGGACACGGACTCCCCCTCCGGAGAGCTGATTGCAGCAAGGGAGCTCCGACATGGGACCCTGAACTCGTCCAACAGGCTGTCCAGATTGACATTGATGGAGGGAATTTCCAAACTGAAGAAATCTGCTacaggatcatgggaaatgagAGCAATGGCCACAAAGCGACAAGACAGGTTTACAGTAAAACGATGGAAATGGCGATGATGAGGATGTTGAAAAAGacacaaagagagagaaagcaaaAAGTAATTTCAGTTCCCAGGCCACTGTTAGAGGCAAAGTCAGCGAAGGGTGTTGAATGTGTGTTGCAGCAGGAGAAGGGGCACATCAGACTGTTTCCTGGCATTCTACACAGGGATTCTGTCACACTAAGCCATTGGGGAGGAAGGCGAAATATGTTTCCTTTCATATGAAGCCTGCAGTGCTTGCTACTCCTGCTTCAGTGCAAAATCTCTGCTAATAcataaaactttttcttttttttttttttcaaaaagtacagtaaaaataacagaatcaaCAGTTCACCACAATCAGTGCTGgggaatgttatttaaaaattagTAAGGGCTGGTTCACACAGAACGTGTTGTGCTGTTAAAAACGTGAAAAAAgagatgcatgttttttttaaaaattgaactTCATTTAGCTTGAGCGCTGCATTTTTAGTACGCCGTGTTATATGTGAGATGCTGCAAAGGACCCGACCGCAATGGTTAAACACGTCTTTCTAGCAcgtttacattgaaaaacagTGGAAAAGCAGCACAGTAGAATGGCAAAATgagttctgtgtgaacggcccctaatgTGTTTCATTTACAATGCTCTCAAAAAGTAGATAATCCAGTTACATAGTTACCTTTTACAGAAAGTAACGTGATACTTTTGTGTTATTTGGACTTGCCGTCAAGTAGCCATCTAGAACTGTGGTTTCATACATTTGTACAAATTCTGAGgtatttttgctgtgaaaaagTATTTTTCCCCTGACATAATTTGCCTGCAACAACAAATATAGCATGAAATTGTGCTTATGGATGTTTTAATGTCACACAAAGActgcataaatgtttttacacaGAAATTACTATCACTGGAAACAATGCATTACACACGTCTCCATTTGTCCAGTTTCAGATTTTTTATCCGCAAATGGACAGGATTTGAAGTGTTGATTTGACAGTGTAATGATgctttatgttattttatttatattatatgcaATATTTCCAATTGTATCAGAAAATAAGTGGAAAGGTTGTGTTACTTGTTACATATTGCCTGTTATGtgccattaaaggattagttcactttaaaatggaaattaccccaagctttactcaccctcaagcatgactttcttctttctgatgaacacaaccggagttatattaataaatatccaagctttataatggcagtgaacgggaccaacgagtatgaagctcaagaaagtgcatccatccatccataataaacgtactccacacggctccaggggttaataaaggccttctgaagtgaagtgatgcatttgtgtaagaaaaatatccatattataGTATCTAGCTTAAAGTAgaactattaaaggtgcccttga includes the following:
- the LOC125263682 gene encoding RING finger protein 222, with the protein product MDEEAQDSECPVCYESLTDSARSLSCGHHFCHDCLVRTLVNTSLNGCIRRDSIICPVCRHLTFIKKLHGFTVSPDEAKRIGRTLEVPPVPTPVFPGNAVGTHSGGLGCICRCLRRISCRLCRRKLVCPKDASEVFIISEMGRPMTERDVIDIGTTSAMQQDYRGHGQRLCTISCCLLILMITFTLLALVAATLPWVLLA